CGGCGTAAGACAGAAAATCAAAGATTGCATTTAAAAGCGGCAGAACACCTAAAAACAAAAACAGGCCTCGGTTTTGTTGTGATATATCAGCAACCGGCACAAGGGTGAAAACTACAACCCACACCATGGGCAGCAGCAAAGTTAAAACAAGCCTGGCCAGACCTTGTCGTGATTTTTCGTCAAGCCTCTCAATTGCGACTGCGACTGCGAATGCGAATGCGACTGCGGCTAAGCCTGCGAATGCGGCTGCGCCTGCGAATGCGAATGCGAATGCGACTGCGAATGCGACTGCGGCTGCGCCTGCGAATGCGACTGCGGCTGCGAATGCGAATGCGACTGCGGCTGCGCCTCCGAATGCGACTGCGGCTGCGACTGCGGGTGCGGCTGCGGCTGCGGCTGCGCCTGCGACTGTGAATGCGAATGCGAATAATGGCAGCCAGCCCGAAACACTTCGCATGAACCGTTTCGGGCTGGCTGCTGCCCATTTCGACAAAGGCCATGATGCGAAAACAAATGCAATTGCAAATAGTGTCGCGGCACGGTCTGGCCAAAATGGGGCTGCGGGTAAAATAACCGACGTTCCCAGCCGGCCATCCTGTCCAAAGCCAACCCAGACAATCAGCAAGCACAGAATTGGGTATACCGTAGCAAGCAGCAAAGCCCGATCATACAGCTTCCAGCTTAGCGCCGCCCAAGCGGTTTCAAGGGTATTAGAGCGCTCTTTTAAAGGATCACAAAGGCGGGACCATAAATAATCAACAACCCTTTCAGTTGGATAGCTATAGATCTGAGTAAAAGCTTTTTCGCGCAGGGCGCCTTCAATATAGTCGCGTGGTTTTTGCTCTAAAGTTTTCACAAGCGCAATCAGCATTAGAACAACCCATAACGCTGCTATTGCAGTAATCCACCAGTGATCAAAAAGTCTCGCAACCGCCAACACCACAGCCGTGATTGCGCCTAAAATTGCTAAAGGTAACCCCCAATCTAACGTTTTGGATTTCAAATCACCCATAGAAATTCAAATCACACCTAAAAATAGATTGCCGTTTTCAAATACTCGCAAAGGTCATAATGCGTGAAGCAAAGTCTAATGTCTATGCTCGGCGCGCCTTTCTATCTGAAAGTCACCGGCGGCTTTCAACAGATGCGCTGCCTCTAGGTTTTTAGAACCTGCTGTGATCGGATTTTGATGCGCGCGCGCCTTGCCCTAAATTAAGTTCAGATGGTTTTACATCGTCAATTTTAGCGCTGTATTGCCATGCTGGATCGAAACGACATATTTTTTGAACATTGGCAAATCAAGCGCAGCCCTGATGAGGCAGCGGCTTTGGCCGATATTCAATTTGGCCACGTACTTTACCGGTATTACACCATCCCAATCGCGCGGCGCCCCCTGCCCGCAGTTGCGCAATATTATAGCCGGCTCGCGCGGCGCCCTGCCTATAAAGCCCATGTCATGGTGTCGTTTGACAAGCTGCAAGCCTAACTCTTTTGGCCCCTAAAGGAATGCGTAAAACTGGGCGCAAAGCCGCCAAATATCCCCAAATTCCAGCCATTTTCCACACCTGCGCAAAACTGCCGTAATACCGACGCGATACAGATGCCGCTTTGGCCGCCTTTAGCGGCCTTTCCACACCGGATCACGCTTTTCGGCAAAGGCGCGGGCGCCTTCGAGTTGATCCTCAGAATGATAAAGCACATCGATGGTTTCGAACTGCGATTGGGTGATTTTATTAAGGCAGTCCTGAAACTTCATATCCTCGGCCTCGCGCACCACTTCTTTGATCGCCGCATAGACAAGAGGGGGGCCAGAGGCCAGCAATTCTGCCATTTTTCGCGCCTCGGGCATGAGATCAGCAGAGGAATGTACCCTGTTAATCATCCCCCAGCGCGCGGCTTCTTCGGCATCCAGCCAGCGACCCGTTAGCAGCATTTCCATTGCAATATGATAAGGAATGCGCTTGGGCAGCTTGATGCTTGCCGCATCGGCAATGGTGCCACTGCGAATTTCGGGCAGCGCAAAACTGGCATGATCAGCCGCCAGAATAATGTCGCAGGACAGCGCAATTTCAAGTCCGCCACCACAGCAAATACCATTCACAGCGCAAATCACAGGTTTGTTTAAGCCGCGCAGTTCCTGCAATCCGCCAAAACCGCCAACTCCATAGTCGCCATCGACCGCATCACCATCAGCCGCCGCTTTCAAATCCCATCCCGGACAGAAGAATTTTTCATTCGTTGCGGTCAATATGGCCACCCTTAGCTCAGGATCATCGCGAAAATCGCGAAACACCTCGCCCATGATCCGGCTGGTGGTCAGATCAATTGCATTGGCCTTGGGACGGTCAATGGTCACCTCAAGAATATGGCCGCGCCGCTCGGTTTTAATCGGATCATCTGTCATCGCGCTCTCCTATTTTGATCAATGCATCCGCCGCCACTGCGCCCTTTTCAGTAACAATCAACGGGTTAATTTCAACTTCCTCTACTTGGTCACAATGCGCAATCACATAGTCTTGCACTGCCAGTATTGCATCAACAATTGCATCTCGGTTGGCCGCTGGCTTACCGCGATATCCAGCCAAGACGCGGGCGATTTTGAGCTGATCTAGGGCGCTGTGCAACGCGCCCTTTTCCACCGGCAAAATCAACGATACACGATCTTGCAAAACTTCGGTCAGAACCCCGCCCGCAGCAAGGGTCAGAACAAAGCCATGGGCGGGATCGCGCAGCACACCGACGAGCAATTCGGCAATCGCTCCTGTCACCATTTCTTCGATAAGCCATGTCTGGGCTTGCATATCTTGCACGGAAGCCGCGAGAGCGGCGGCATCTTCAATCCCGACTTTCACCGCGCCAGCTTCGGATTTATGCGCAAATCCCATGGCTTTTAAAACTACAGGATACCCGATTTTATCCACAGCAATCAGTATGTTATCAAGGCTGCTCACTTGCTGTCCGTTTGGCACCTTTAGACCAAAAGCGGACAGGTCTGATTTCGCCCTATGTTCGCTGAGCAATGCGCTTGTAACGGGTTGCTGCCCTTGTAAAATCGGTGGGCTCTGTGCGCCAATTTTACTGCCAATAAAGGCCGCGGCCTCAATGGCGCCGAGCGCCTCGGGCAGACCGCACAGCGGTAAAATCCCGTGCTCAAGCATCCTTAGGGCAATATCTTCCGGAATATTCTCTGGCACAGAGGCCACCAAAGCCAAGGGCTTGCCGCTAGAACGGGTCGCAAGAACGGCAGCCTCAAGCACACAATCCCAAGCGGCCTGCGAGCAGCGATCTGCACGGGGGAAATCCACGATGATACAGCCGATCGCAATATCGCCCTGCATCATAGCCGAAAACGCCGCCCCCATGCCGGGGCCATCGCCCCAAATATAGGTGTGATAATCAAGCGGGTTGGCCAAAGCCACCATTGGACCAAGCGCCGCGCGCAATCCCGCCTTTTGCGCGGGATTAAGCTCTGGAAAGACAATATCACGGGTCATGCCAGTATCGGCCATCAAGCTTGCCTCGCCGCCGGAACAGGACATAGACGCCACTTTATTGCTGCTCAGCGGACCGGTGAAATGCAGCAACTTTAAGGTTTCCAACAGCTCAGTTAAGCTTTCAAGCCGCGCAATACCTAGCCGGCGCAGCACCGCCTCGGCGCCCGCGTCACTGCCAGCGAGTGACGCAGTATGCGATAGGGTTGCGGTTTGGGCTTGGCTAGAGCGGCCCACCTTGATCGCGGCTATGCCTTTGCCTTGCGCCTTGGCTTCCGCGGCCAGCGCCTCAAAGGCAGCAATATCGCCGATCCCTTCAATGTGCAGGCCAAGCGCGGTAATGCGCGGATCACGCAGCAACGCAGCGCCAATCTCTGCAAGACCAATTTGCGCCTGATTTCCAGCCGTTACCATAAAAGCAATGGGCAGGCCGCGCTGCTGCATGCTGATGTTGATCGCCATGTTCGAGCTTTGGGTGATAATGGCAACGCCGCTTTCAACCACCTGCCCGCCGTGCTGATCGGGCCAGAGCGGTGAGCCATCCAGATAATTCACAAAGCCATAGCAATTGGGGCCTATGATCGGCATCGGCCCTGCTGCTTCAAGCAGCGCGTTTTGCAGGGATGCACCGTCATCTGCCTCGGCGTGCGCTTCTAAAAACCCCGAGGCAAAGCACACGGCCCCGCCGGCGCCCATGGCCGATAGGTTCGCGATCACATCGACGGTGGCATGCCGGTTGACCCCGACAAAACAGGCATCCGGCGGCTGCGGTAAATCCAGAACCGAAGCCGCGGCTTTAATGCCCGCCACATAGTCGGCCTTGGGATGCACTGCGTAAAGCGCGCCTTGGTAGTTCATTTTTTTGCACTGCTCAAGAACCGAGCGGCACCACACACCGCCGCCTACAACAGCGATGGATTTGGGTTTGAACAGCCTTGCAAGATCAAAGCGCATCTTCGGCTCCTTAGACCGTTACGCCCCCAGCGGGCGCAACAGATCGCGGCTAATGATATGGCGTTGGATTTCCGAGGTGCCGTCCCAAATGCGCTCCACCCGTGCATCGCGCCAGAACCGCTCGATCGGGAAGTCATCCATCAACCCCATGCCGCCGAAAATCTGCAAGGTCGTGTCAGTGACCCGCGCTAGCATTTCACTGGCATAAAGCTTAGCACTGGCAATTTCACGGTTGGCTGGCAGCCCTTGGTCAAGCCGCCAGGCCGAGGCAAGGGTAAGCCAATCGGCAGCATCAATTTCTGTAATCATATCAGCGATTTGAAAACTTACGCCTTGGTATTTTCCGATCTTTTGCCCAAATTGTTCGCGCTCTGATGCATAGTTCAGCGCATAGTCAAAGCAGCGCCGCGCGCGCCCGACCGACATGGTGGCTACCGTGATGCGGGTGGCATAAAGCCATTCATTCATCACAGCAAAACCGCCGTCAACGGCGCCAAGCACCTGATCATCGGACAGGCGGCAGTCATCAAATTCCAAGATCATATTTTTATAGCCCCGGTGGCTGACCGACTTATAGCCATCGCGGATGGTAAACCCTGGCGTGCCGCGATCCACCAGGAAAGTGGTGATGCGTTTCTTTGGCCCGCGCGGGGTGTCATCAACGCCGGTGGCCACAAAGACGATCACAAAATCTGCATGATCGGCGCCAGAAATAAAATGCTTGGTGCCATTGAGCACCCAGTCACCGCCCTTACGCTCGGCCGCGCAGGACATGCCGCGCACATCCGAGCCCGCACCCGGTTCGGTCATCGCCAAAGCGTCCATTTTTTCACCGCGCACAGCGGGCAGCAGATAGCGTTCTTTCTGATCGCCCTCGCAGGCCATGAGGATATTCTGCGGCCGCCCAAAGAAATGATTAAGCGCCATGCAGCCGCGGCCCAGTTCGCGCTCGACCAATGCAAATTCAAGATGGCTGAGCCCCGCACCGCCCACCTCTTGGGGAAAGTTACAGGCGTAAAACCCAAGATCGAGGGTTTTTTGTTTGATCTGCTCGGCAATATCGGGCGGCACAGTACCACTGCGCTCAACCGCATCTTCATGCGGGTAGATTTCGTTTTCCACAAAACTGCGGACCGTATCGACGATCATTTGTTGTTCATCGGTTAGGCCAAAATTCATGTGATGTCCTCCTTATGGGCAGCGGCAAGCGCGGTGATCTTGGCTTCTACGCCGGCGAGCGGTGGGCAGGATTTTCGGGTTGTAAGGCTTACGTGCAGCATGAACTGCTCACAGCTGGCCAAAAGCTGACCAGACGCGTCAAGCATCTGATGCGATAGTTTTACCTTCTTGCCATCGGCAAGAACCACGCGGCTATCAACGGTGATCTTTTGCCCTGCGTGGGTTTCTCTAAGGTATTTCACCGTTGTTTCGGCGGTAAAGAAACTATGTCCGGCAGCAATATAGTCGGCATCTGCCCCCACTGCGATCATGAAAGCATCTGCAGCATCGGAAAACACCTGACCATAACGGCTTTCATTCATATGGCCGTTATAGTCGGTCCAGTCTATGGGTACGGTGCGCTCCACGGTGCGCTCCACGGTGCGCATCGGGGCGGATGTATCTGGCGCTTGGCGCAGAGCGGCTTCATGATCGTTGATCAAACGGCCCGCAGCGCTGCCCTGCTGTTTCAGCGCCCGCATCATCGCAATCAGGTTGTTATCCCGCAACCGCTCTAATTCGCGAATGGATTTATGCCCGGACTGCGCATCAGATTGATCGGCGATTTTCTGGGTCAGTTCATCGGTCAGCTCGGGCACATCCATCAGCTTGGTCCATGGCCAGGCAAGGCAAGGGCCGAACTGGGCAATGAAATGCGCCATACCGGCTTCGCCGCCGGCGATGCGGTAGGTTTCGAAAAGCCCCATTTGTGCCCAGCGCAGGCCAAAGCCATAGCGGATGGCATTATCAATTTCTTCCGTAGTGGCGATACCGTCCTTGATGAGCCAAAGCCCTTCGCGCCATACCGCTTCTAAAAACCGATCCGCAATATGCGCATCTATTTCCTTGCGCACATGCAGCGGGTATAGCCCCACAGAGGTTAGAATTTCTTTCGCCTTTTCAACATGCTGCGCGCCTGTCTGATCACTTGGAACGACCTCGATCAGAGGCAGCAAATAAACCGGATTAAACGGGTGGGTGACCATTATTTGCTCTGGGCGCTGCGCATTTTGCTGCAGCTCCGATGGTTTAAAGCCAGAGGTTGAAGACCCGATGATCGCATCAGGGCGGCAATAGGTTTGAATTTCAGCAAAGACCTTATGCTTGATGTCGAGCCGCTCGGGTACGCTTTCCTGGATCCAGTCGGCATCGGCGACGGCCTCTTGGACGGTTTTACAAACCGTAAGCCGGCCTTCCTTTGGCAGCGCGGTTTCATAAAGCATCGGCAGCGCATGGCGTGCATTTTTCAAAACATCGCCGATCTTGCGTTCGGCTTCAGGATCGGGATCAAACAGCTTGATGTCCCAGCCGTTCAACAAAAACCGCGCCAGCCAGCCACCACCAATGACCCCGCCGCCAATAATGGCTGCTGTCTTATTCATTTTTCGTCCCTTCCAACATCATAAAGCTCACACCATCCGCTCGGTATGCCCGTCCACAGCCATGGCCTGACCGGTGATTTGCCGCGCCGCATCCGACGCCAGAAAAACCGCCATATCCGCAATATCTTCGGGGCTTACAAAACGGCGCAAAGACACACCTTGGCTGTATTGCGCTTCAATTTGCGCAGCCGGACGGCCGGTAAAGTCACTTTCCATGGCCAGCACCTGATCCATCCGCGCGCCCTCGACGGCGCCGGGGCAGATCGCATTGACCCGCACCCCTGCGGGGCCCAATTCCATGGCAAGGGTTTTGGCCAATCCCACCAATCCCCATTTCGCCGCCACATAGGGCGCACGGTTGGGAACGCCGTATAACCCCGAGGTTGAAGACATAAGCAAAATAAGACCGCTTTTCTGGGCGCGCATCAGCTCGGCGGCCCACCTACAGGCCAAAAATGCCCCATCAAGATTGACGCTAAGGCACCGGCGCCAATCCTCTAGCTTTAAAGTTTCAATGCTGCCAGCTGGCCCGCCAATACCCGCGTTTGAAACCAGCACATCAAGCCCGCCATAGGCGGCTTTCACCTGATTAAAAAAAGCCTGCATTTGACGTTCATCGGTCACATCGGCTTGTACACTCAGCGCCTCGGGCATCTGGGCTTGCACTGCCGCAATATGGCCTGCTGACGCGTCACAAATGGCCACCCGATCGCCCAGTGCTGCAAAGCGTTCTGCTATCGTCCGGCCAATGCCAGAAGCGCCGCCTGTGATGACAACTCGCCGCGCCATGGCTAGCCGCGCGGCATGCGTTTGGTCAGCCCCAGCTTATCGCGCACCGCTTGCGGGCCGATCACTTTGGCCCCCATGGCTTCGATAATCCCGCGGGCCTTTTCCACCAGCTGATAGTTTTCAGCCAAAACGCCCCGTTCCAGCATCAGATTGTCCTCAAGCCCCACGCGCACGTTGCCACCAGCCAAAACCGATGCCGCAACATAGGCCATCTGGTTTCGGCCCAAAGAAAACGCACTAAATGTCCAGTTATCAGGCACGTTATTGACCATCGCCATATAGGTATTGAGGTCATCCGGCGCGCCCCAAGGAACCCCCATGCAAAGCTGTACAAGTGCATTAGGCTCAAGAACGCCATCTTGGACCAGCTTTTTGGCAAACCAGAGGTGGCCGGTATCAAAGGCTTCTATTTCCGCTTTGACGCCCAAGTCGGTCATCATCTTGCCCATGGTTTCAAGCATATTGGGCGTATTGGTCATAACATAATCTGCTTCGGCAAAATTCATTGTACCGCAATCAAGCGTACATATTTCAGGCAGGCATTCCGCCACATGCGCCACCCGCTCGGTTGCGCCGGCCATATCGGTGCCTTCGGTAAGCGGCAGTGGCTGCTCGCTACCGCCGAAAACCATATCGCCGCCCATACCTGCGGTGAGGTTTAGAACAACATCCACATCCGAGGCCCTGATCAGATCGGTGAGTTCGCGAAAATACCCCAGATCCCGACTGGGCGCGCCGGTTTCGGGGTCCCTTACATGGCAATGCACAACCGCCGCACCGGCTTTGGCCGCTGCAATAGCACTGTCTGCGATTTGCTGAGGGCTGCGGGGAACATGGGGACTTTTGTCTTGGGTGCTTCCTGATCCAGTGACGGCGCAGGTGATAAATACCTCGCGGTTCATAGCAAGTGGCATCGTGACCTCCTGTCAAAATCGATTATTTGACCCAAGCATAAATCTGGCACTTCAGAGTTTAATGCAGTAAAAGACAATAATGATGCAAAAATGGACAATCCCTGCGGAAAGCTCAGTCAGCATATGTTTTTTGCTGTTCGACCGGTTTTCCAACATCTGTCTTGCCAATTGTCTTGAGCCGTTGCGCGCCGCAAATACGCTTGCCGGCAGGCAGGTTTATAACTGGCAGTTTCTGACACCAGATGGCCTAAGCGCAGCTTCTTCAAGCCGGCTACAAATTTTGCCAGATGCGGCGCTAAAAGATATGGCCCAATGTGATTATTTATGTGTCGTCGCAAGCTATGATTATCTAAAACATGACACCGCCACCCTACGGCAAGCTTTACGGCAGGCCGCGCGAAAATGTAGAACCCTGGTGGGATTGGACAGTGGTCCATGGCTTATGGCGTCAGCCGGCTTGCTGGACGGCAAACGCGCCACTGTGCATTGGGAAATGCTGGATCTTTTTTCCGAGCGGTTCCTGACCACCGACGCCACGCGCCAACGTGTGGTTTATGATGGAAACCGTGTCACCTGCGCCGGGGCAATGGCGGCATTTGATTTGACCCGACAAATGATCCAAAGCCATTTGGGCAATGCAATCGCTTTGGATGTGGATGCAATGTTGATGCACGACGAGGGGCTGGGCATGAAAGATGCACGCCGGCCAAACTCGGGCCATAATCCTGTACAGCGGGCGATTGCGGAAATGCACAAAAACATTGAACGCCCGCTGCCACTTTCAGACATTGCGCAGCTTGCCGCCTGCCCGCTTAAAACCCTGTCGCGGCGGTTTCAGGCCAGCCTCGGGACCAGCCCGGGGCAGGTCTATCGCCATATCCGTCTGACCGAAGCCCGTCAGTTGATCGAAAGCACCAGCTTAAGCATTTCTGAAATTGCACTGCGCTGCGGTTATGAAAGCCCCGCAGCGCTCAGCCGCGCCTTTCGGCTGCGCTTTGGGGTGGCACCCACAGCGCTTGGCCTGCATCAAGGCGCGCCGCGGTAGCCCATTGCGACAACAAATTTTTCCGAACTGTCCGCGCGGCTTGCAGGAGGCTTTACATTTGCCACTTTGGTAAATCTCTGTTTGAGAAGTTTCTGCAAATCGCCTTCTGCTCCGCCAGCCAGTACTTTGGCAACAAAGCTGCCGCCAATATCGAGCACATCAAAGGCAAAATAGGCCGCTGCCTCGCAAAGCGCGATGATCCGTAGATGATCTGTCTGCTTATGGCCAGAACTGGCCGCCGCCATATCGGACAGAACCACATCTGCAGGGCTGCCCAGCCAGCTGTGCACTTGGCTATCCGCACCCTCACTTAAAAAATCAAGTTGATACAATTCAGCGCCAGCAACAG
The nucleotide sequence above comes from Rhodobacteraceae bacterium Araon29. Encoded proteins:
- the caiD gene encoding crotonobetainyl-CoA hydratase, which produces MTDDPIKTERRGHILEVTIDRPKANAIDLTTSRIMGEVFRDFRDDPELRVAILTATNEKFFCPGWDLKAAADGDAVDGDYGVGGFGGLQELRGLNKPVICAVNGICCGGGLEIALSCDIILAADHASFALPEIRSGTIADAASIKLPKRIPYHIAMEMLLTGRWLDAEEAARWGMINRVHSSADLMPEARKMAELLASGPPLVYAAIKEVVREAEDMKFQDCLNKITQSQFETIDVLYHSEDQLEGARAFAEKRDPVWKGR
- a CDS encoding CoA-binding protein, whose amino-acid sequence is MRFDLARLFKPKSIAVVGGGVWCRSVLEQCKKMNYQGALYAVHPKADYVAGIKAAASVLDLPQPPDACFVGVNRHATVDVIANLSAMGAGGAVCFASGFLEAHAEADDGASLQNALLEAAGPMPIIGPNCYGFVNYLDGSPLWPDQHGGQVVESGVAIITQSSNMAINISMQQRGLPIAFMVTAGNQAQIGLAEIGAALLRDPRITALGLHIEGIGDIAAFEALAAEAKAQGKGIAAIKVGRSSQAQTATLSHTASLAGSDAGAEAVLRRLGIARLESLTELLETLKLLHFTGPLSSNKVASMSCSGGEASLMADTGMTRDIVFPELNPAQKAGLRAALGPMVALANPLDYHTYIWGDGPGMGAAFSAMMQGDIAIGCIIVDFPRADRCSQAAWDCVLEAAVLATRSSGKPLALVASVPENIPEDIALRMLEHGILPLCGLPEALGAIEAAAFIGSKIGAQSPPILQGQQPVTSALLSEHRAKSDLSAFGLKVPNGQQVSSLDNILIAVDKIGYPVVLKAMGFAHKSEAGAVKVGIEDAAALAASVQDMQAQTWLIEEMVTGAIAELLVGVLRDPAHGFVLTLAAGGVLTEVLQDRVSLILPVEKGALHSALDQLKIARVLAGYRGKPAANRDAIVDAILAVQDYVIAHCDQVEEVEINPLIVTEKGAVAADALIKIGERDDR
- a CDS encoding acyl-CoA dehydrogenase → MNFGLTDEQQMIVDTVRSFVENEIYPHEDAVERSGTVPPDIAEQIKQKTLDLGFYACNFPQEVGGAGLSHLEFALVERELGRGCMALNHFFGRPQNILMACEGDQKERYLLPAVRGEKMDALAMTEPGAGSDVRGMSCAAERKGGDWVLNGTKHFISGADHADFVIVFVATGVDDTPRGPKKRITTFLVDRGTPGFTIRDGYKSVSHRGYKNMILEFDDCRLSDDQVLGAVDGGFAVMNEWLYATRITVATMSVGRARRCFDYALNYASEREQFGQKIGKYQGVSFQIADMITEIDAADWLTLASAWRLDQGLPANREIASAKLYASEMLARVTDTTLQIFGGMGLMDDFPIERFWRDARVERIWDGTSEIQRHIISRDLLRPLGA
- a CDS encoding carnitine 3-dehydrogenase; translated protein: MNKTAAIIGGGVIGGGWLARFLLNGWDIKLFDPDPEAERKIGDVLKNARHALPMLYETALPKEGRLTVCKTVQEAVADADWIQESVPERLDIKHKVFAEIQTYCRPDAIIGSSTSGFKPSELQQNAQRPEQIMVTHPFNPVYLLPLIEVVPSDQTGAQHVEKAKEILTSVGLYPLHVRKEIDAHIADRFLEAVWREGLWLIKDGIATTEEIDNAIRYGFGLRWAQMGLFETYRIAGGEAGMAHFIAQFGPCLAWPWTKLMDVPELTDELTQKIADQSDAQSGHKSIRELERLRDNNLIAMMRALKQQGSAAGRLINDHEAALRQAPDTSAPMRTVERTVERTVPIDWTDYNGHMNESRYGQVFSDAADAFMIAVGADADYIAAGHSFFTAETTVKYLRETHAGQKITVDSRVVLADGKKVKLSHQMLDASGQLLASCEQFMLHVSLTTRKSCPPLAGVEAKITALAAAHKEDIT
- a CDS encoding SDR family oxidoreductase, translating into MARRVVITGGASGIGRTIAERFAALGDRVAICDASAGHIAAVQAQMPEALSVQADVTDERQMQAFFNQVKAAYGGLDVLVSNAGIGGPAGSIETLKLEDWRRCLSVNLDGAFLACRWAAELMRAQKSGLILLMSSTSGLYGVPNRAPYVAAKWGLVGLAKTLAMELGPAGVRVNAICPGAVEGARMDQVLAMESDFTGRPAAQIEAQYSQGVSLRRFVSPEDIADMAVFLASDAARQITGQAMAVDGHTERMV
- a CDS encoding 3-keto-5-aminohexanoate cleavage protein produces the protein MPLAMNREVFITCAVTGSGSTQDKSPHVPRSPQQIADSAIAAAKAGAAVVHCHVRDPETGAPSRDLGYFRELTDLIRASDVDVVLNLTAGMGGDMVFGGSEQPLPLTEGTDMAGATERVAHVAECLPEICTLDCGTMNFAEADYVMTNTPNMLETMGKMMTDLGVKAEIEAFDTGHLWFAKKLVQDGVLEPNALVQLCMGVPWGAPDDLNTYMAMVNNVPDNWTFSAFSLGRNQMAYVAASVLAGGNVRVGLEDNLMLERGVLAENYQLVEKARGIIEAMGAKVIGPQAVRDKLGLTKRMPRG
- a CDS encoding helix-turn-helix domain-containing protein; this encodes MQKWTIPAESSVSICFLLFDRFSNICLANCLEPLRAANTLAGRQVYNWQFLTPDGLSAASSSRLQILPDAALKDMAQCDYLCVVASYDYLKHDTATLRQALRQAARKCRTLVGLDSGPWLMASAGLLDGKRATVHWEMLDLFSERFLTTDATRQRVVYDGNRVTCAGAMAAFDLTRQMIQSHLGNAIALDVDAMLMHDEGLGMKDARRPNSGHNPVQRAIAEMHKNIERPLPLSDIAQLAACPLKTLSRRFQASLGTSPGQVYRHIRLTEARQLIESTSLSISEIALRCGYESPAALSRAFRLRFGVAPTALGLHQGAPR
- a CDS encoding 23S rRNA methyltransferase, coding for MPENSKNTSGRGQRDLKVRVKKARGKSVAQVRWLERQLNDPYVKRAKNEGFRGRAAFKLVELDDKYHFLKPGARVVDLGSAPGGWCQVAVARVNALGEKKGKAVGKVLGVDLQVVEPVAGAELYQLDFLSEGADSQVHSWLGSPADVVLSDMAAASSGHKQTDHLRIIALCEAAAYFAFDVLDIGGSFVAKVLAGGAEGDLQKLLKQRFTKVANVKPPASRADSSEKFVVAMGYRGAP